A region from the Benincasa hispida cultivar B227 chromosome 10, ASM972705v1, whole genome shotgun sequence genome encodes:
- the LOC120088915 gene encoding uncharacterized protein LOC120088915, producing MSIVEYFNSVTKEARKLLITTLIEYIRCLIQQLFYERQNIWLVSTSTHSKYAKEIISLECEKARRYRVNPINCYRFHVKDGGLDGIVSLNTLECSCRQFQCLEILCSHAIAAAREQNINSFTLCSRFYSVKSFVLAYAESISPLGHVIEWKKPPEYANVKIL from the coding sequence ATGTCGATTGTCGAGTATTTCAATTCGGTGACGAAAGAAGCGAGGAAACTGCTAATCACAACACTAATTGAATACATAAGGTGTTTGATACAACAATTGTTCTATGAGCGACAAAATATTTGGTTAGTTAGCACATCGACACATTCAAAATATGCAAAGGAAATTATATCATTGGAGTGTGAGAAAGCCAGGCGATACCGAGTCAACCCAATCAATTGTTACAGGTTTCATGTGAAAGATGGTGGGTTAGATGGTATTGTCAGTCTTAACACACTTGAGTGTAGTTGCAGACAATTTCAGTGTTTGGAGATTCTGTGTTCACATGCTATTGCTGCAGCTAGAGAGCAGAACATCAACTCATTCACCCTATGTAGTAGGTTTTATTCTGTGAAGTCATTTGTCCTTGCATATGCAGAATCGATATCTCCACTTGGCCATGTGATTGAATGGAAAAAACCGCCGGAGTATGCTAATGTTAAGATCCTTTAA